DNA sequence from the Streptomyces sp. NBC_01497 genome:
GGCACGTCGGGCCCCGCGGGCACGGACATGATCACCGGCCTCTACTCGGCGATCGGCGACTCCATCCCGATCCTGTGCATCACAGGGCAGGCTCCGACCGCCGTGATCCACAAGGAGGACTTCCAGGCCGTCGACATCGCCTCGATCGCCAGGCCCGTCACCAAGGCCGCCACCACGGTGCTGGAGGCGGCCCAGGTGCCCGGTGTGGTCCAGCAGGCGTTCCACCTCATGCGGTCGGGGCGGCCGGGGCCCGTCCTCATCGACCTGCCGCTCGACGTGCAGCAGACCGAGATCGAGTTCGACCCCGAGACGTACCAGCCGCTGCCCGTCTACCGGCCCGTCGCCTCCCGCGCGCAGGCGGAGAAGGCCGTTCGCATGCTCGCCGCGTCCGACAGGCCGCTGATCGTCGCCGGCGGCGGGGTCATCAACGCGGACGCCTCGGCGCTGCTGGTGGAGTTCGCCGAACTGACCGGCACCCCGGTCGTGCCCACCCTGATGGGCTGGGGCACAATCGCCGACGACCATGAACTCAACGCCGGCATGGTCGGGTTGCAGACGTCCCACCGCTACGGCAACGCGACGTTCCTCGCCTGCGACTTCGTACTCGGGATCGGCAACCGCTGGGCCAACCGGCACACCGGCAGGCTCGACGTCTACCGCGCGGGCCGGACCTTCGTGCACGTCGACATCGAACCCACCCAGATCGGCAGGATCTTCGCCCCCGACTACGGCATCGCCTCGGACGCGGCCGCGGCCCTGACCCTCTTCGTCGAGGTGGCGAAGGAACTCAGGGCCGCGGGCGAACTCCCGGACCGCGGCGCGTGGGTGGCCGCAGCGCGCGAACGCAAGGCCACCCTGCACCGCAGGACCCACTTCGACGACGTGCCGCTGAAACCGCAGCGGGTGTACGAAGAGATGAACCGCGCCTTCGGCCCCGAGACACGGTACGTGTCCACGATCGGTCTCTCCCAGATCGCGGGCGCGCAGATGCTGCACGTCTACCGGCCGCGCCACTGGATCAACTGCGGCCAGGCGGGCCCCCTCGGCTGGACGATCCCCGCCGCGCTCGGCGTCGCCACGGCCGATCCCGGGGCGAGCGTCGTGGCGCTCTCCGGCGACTACGACTTCCAGTTCATGCTGGAGGAGCTGGCCGTGGGCGCCCAGCACCGCATCGGGTACGTCCACGTGCTGGTCAACAACGCGTATCTGGGGCTGATCCGCCAGGCGCAGCGCGCCTTCGACATGGACTTCCAGGTCAATCTGGAGTTCGAGAACATCAACGCGCCGGGGACCGGCGGGTACGGCGTCGACCATGTGAAGGTCGCCGAGGGCCTCGGCTGCAAGGCCATCAGGGTGACCGAGCCGGAGCAGTTGCTGCCCGCGTTCGAGGAGGCCAAGAAACTGGCGGCCGAACACCGCGTGCCCGTGGTGGTCGAGGCGATCCTGGAACGCGTCACCAACATCGCGATGAGCGGCACCGACATCGGCTCCGTCAACGAGTTCGAGGACCTGGCCACCGCACCGGGCCACGCGCCCACCGAGATCCTGCCGCTGGCCTGAGGCC
Encoded proteins:
- the gcl gene encoding glyoxylate carboligase, which codes for MPRMTAARAAVEILKREGVTHAFGVPGAAINPFYAALKAAGGVQHTLARHVEGASHMAEGYTRARPGNIGVCVGTSGPAGTDMITGLYSAIGDSIPILCITGQAPTAVIHKEDFQAVDIASIARPVTKAATTVLEAAQVPGVVQQAFHLMRSGRPGPVLIDLPLDVQQTEIEFDPETYQPLPVYRPVASRAQAEKAVRMLAASDRPLIVAGGGVINADASALLVEFAELTGTPVVPTLMGWGTIADDHELNAGMVGLQTSHRYGNATFLACDFVLGIGNRWANRHTGRLDVYRAGRTFVHVDIEPTQIGRIFAPDYGIASDAAAALTLFVEVAKELRAAGELPDRGAWVAAARERKATLHRRTHFDDVPLKPQRVYEEMNRAFGPETRYVSTIGLSQIAGAQMLHVYRPRHWINCGQAGPLGWTIPAALGVATADPGASVVALSGDYDFQFMLEELAVGAQHRIGYVHVLVNNAYLGLIRQAQRAFDMDFQVNLEFENINAPGTGGYGVDHVKVAEGLGCKAIRVTEPEQLLPAFEEAKKLAAEHRVPVVVEAILERVTNIAMSGTDIGSVNEFEDLATAPGHAPTEILPLA